One genomic window of Gavia stellata isolate bGavSte3 chromosome 7, bGavSte3.hap2, whole genome shotgun sequence includes the following:
- the MED6 gene encoding mediator of RNA polymerase II transcription subunit 6 translates to MAAVDIRDNLLGISWVDSSWIPILNNGSVLDYFSERSNPFYDRTCNNEVVKMQRMTLDHLNQMVGVEYILLHAQEPILFIIRKQQRQSPTQVIPLADYYIIAGVIYQAPDLGSVINSRVLTAVHGIQSAFEEAMSYCRYHPSKGYWWHFKDQEEREKAKPKAKKKEEPSSIFQRQRVDALLLDLRQKFPPRFVQQKPGEKPIPVDQIKKEPEPAPEAVKPEEKETVKNAQQSAGAKGPPEKRMRLQ, encoded by the exons ATGGCGGCTGTGGATATCCGAG ATAATCTCTTGGGAATTTCCTGGGTTGACAGCTCCTGGATTCCAATATTGAACAATGGGAGTGTGTTGGACTATTTCTCAGAGCGGAGTAACCCATTCTATGACCGAACATGTAACAATGAAGTCGTCAAAATGCAGCGGATGACCTTGGACCATTTGAA TCAGATGGTTGGAGTGGAGTACATCCTTCTTCATGCTCAAGAGCCCATTCTCTTCATTATCCGAAAGCAGCAAAGGCAATCTCCAACACAAG TTATTCCATTGGCCGACTACTATATTATTGCTGGAGTGATTTATCAGGCACCTGACTTAGGGTCTGTCATTAACTCCAGAGTT CTCACTGCAGTGCATGGAATTCAGTCTGCTTTTGAAGAAGCTATGTCCTACTGTCGCTATCACCCATCCAAGGGCTACTGGTGGCATTTCAAAGATCAAGAAGAACGAG AGAAAGCTAAACCAAAAgccaagaagaaagaagaaccAAGCTCTATTTTCCAAAGGCAACGGGTAGATGCTTTGCTTTTAGACTTAAGACAAAAGTTTCCACCCAGATTTGTTCAG CAAAAGCCTGGAGAAAAGCCCATCCCAG TGGATCAAATCAAGAAGGAACCAGAACCAGCCCCTGAAGCTGTCaagccagaggaaaaagagactGTAAAGAATGCTCAGCAGAGTGCTGGTGCTAAAGGACCACCTGAAAAACGGATGAGACTCCAGTGA